Proteins encoded together in one Pseudomonas oryzicola window:
- a CDS encoding GspH/FimT family protein: MKQRGVTLIQMLSALAVAALLTQLGMPAYARLSDDLHRAAAARDLAQALRSARSHAMLQSQPVLVQPLDGKWGNGWRVLLEHNQQVLREQRLSRPLEIAGNRDGQVKFSALGVPLGPGNQLLAATLRVCERSSGDSRYKVVLASTGRIRLDTEAGPDTQCPAAQR, translated from the coding sequence GTGAAGCAACGCGGCGTAACACTGATTCAAATGTTGTCGGCCTTGGCAGTGGCAGCTCTGCTGACCCAGCTCGGCATGCCGGCCTACGCCCGGTTGAGCGATGACTTGCACAGGGCAGCTGCCGCCCGCGACCTGGCGCAGGCCCTGCGCAGTGCGCGCAGCCATGCCATGTTGCAAAGCCAGCCGGTGCTGGTGCAGCCGTTGGACGGTAAGTGGGGGAACGGTTGGCGGGTGCTGCTGGAACATAACCAGCAAGTGCTGCGTGAACAGCGTCTTTCACGGCCGCTGGAGATTGCTGGCAATCGTGACGGGCAGGTGAAATTCAGCGCGCTGGGGGTTCCGCTGGGCCCAGGCAACCAGTTGCTGGCTGCCACGCTGCGTGTTTGTGAACGGTCGTCAGGCGATAGCCGCTATAAGGTGGTGCTGGCATCGACCGGCAGAATCAGGCTGGATACAGAGGCCGGCCCGGACACCCAGTGTCCGGCTGCCCAGCGCTGA
- the fkpB gene encoding FKBP-type peptidyl-prolyl cis-trans isomerase, translated as MTDTRIGQNTEVTLHFALHLENGDTVDSTFDKAPATFKVGDGNLLPGFENALFGFKAGDKRNVVVAPENAFGQPNPQNVQVMPRSQFEGMELSEGLLIIFNDAANTELPGVVKAFDDDQVTIDFNHPLAGKTLTFEVEILEVKAL; from the coding sequence ATGACTGACACCCGTATCGGCCAGAACACCGAAGTCACCTTGCACTTCGCGCTGCACCTGGAAAACGGCGACACTGTCGACAGCACGTTCGACAAGGCCCCGGCCACCTTCAAGGTGGGCGATGGCAACCTGCTGCCAGGTTTCGAGAACGCCCTGTTCGGCTTCAAGGCCGGTGACAAGCGCAACGTGGTAGTGGCCCCGGAGAACGCCTTCGGCCAGCCCAACCCACAGAACGTGCAAGTCATGCCGCGGTCCCAGTTCGAGGGCATGGAACTGTCCGAAGGATTGCTGATCATCTTCAACGATGCCGCCAACACCGAGCTGCCGGGGGTGGTCAAAGCGTTCGATGATGACCAGGTGACCATCGACTTCAATCACCCACTGGCTGGCAAGACCCTGACCTTCGAGGTGGAGATCCTCGAGGTCAAGGCCCTGTAA
- the ispH gene encoding 4-hydroxy-3-methylbut-2-enyl diphosphate reductase, translating to MQIKLANPRGFCAGVDRAIEIVNRALEVFGPPIYVRHEVVHNKFVVEDLRNRGAIFVEELDQVPDDVIVIFSAHGVSQAVRQEAAGRGLKVFDATCPLVTKVHIEVAKYSRDGRECILIGHEGHPEVEGTMGQYDASNGGAIYLVEDEEDVANLQVKDPDHLAFVTQTTLSMDDTSRVIDALRARFPNIGGPRKDDICYATQNRQDAVKQLADECDVVLVVGSPNSSNSNRLRELAERMGTPAYLIDGAEDLQRGWFEQKARIGITAGASAPEVLVRGVIEQLKAWGATGAEELDGREENITFSMPKELRVRSLI from the coding sequence ATGCAAATCAAACTCGCCAACCCTCGCGGCTTCTGCGCGGGGGTCGACCGGGCGATCGAGATCGTCAACCGCGCGCTGGAAGTCTTCGGCCCGCCGATCTATGTGCGTCACGAAGTGGTGCACAACAAGTTCGTGGTGGAAGACCTGCGCAACCGTGGAGCCATCTTCGTCGAGGAACTGGACCAGGTGCCGGACGACGTCATTGTCATCTTCAGCGCCCACGGGGTTTCCCAGGCCGTGCGCCAGGAAGCCGCTGGCCGTGGCCTGAAAGTGTTCGACGCCACCTGCCCGCTGGTGACCAAGGTACACATCGAAGTGGCCAAGTACAGCCGCGATGGCCGTGAGTGCATCCTCATCGGCCACGAAGGGCACCCGGAGGTCGAAGGCACCATGGGCCAGTACGACGCCAGCAACGGTGGCGCCATCTATCTCGTCGAGGACGAGGAGGATGTTGCCAACCTGCAGGTGAAAGACCCGGACCACCTGGCCTTCGTCACCCAGACCACGCTGTCGATGGACGACACCAGCCGCGTCATCGACGCCCTGCGCGCACGTTTCCCGAACATCGGCGGCCCGCGCAAGGACGACATCTGCTACGCCACCCAGAACCGCCAGGATGCGGTGAAGCAACTGGCGGACGAGTGCGACGTGGTACTGGTGGTCGGCAGCCCGAACAGCTCCAACTCCAACCGCCTGCGCGAACTGGCCGAGCGCATGGGCACCCCGGCCTACCTGATCGACGGCGCCGAAGACCTGCAACGTGGCTGGTTCGAGCAGAAGGCGCGAATCGGCATTACCGCCGGCGCTTCGGCCCCGGAAGTGCTGGTGCGTGGCGTGATCGAGCAGCTCAAGGCCTGGGGCGCTACGGGCGCCGAAGAGCTGGATGGGCGGGAAGAGAACATCACCTTCTCCATGCCCAAAGAGCTGCGGGTTCGTTCGCTGATCTGA
- the lspA gene encoding signal peptidase II, giving the protein MPNPAAGRFGRLAWLWLSLLVLVLDQATKLYFNNALSMYQQIVVIPDYFSWTLAYNTGAAFSFLAESSGWQRWLFALIAVVVSAVLVVWLKRLGRNETWLAVALALVLGGAIGNLYDRVVLGHVVDFILVHWQNRHYFPAFNLADSAITVGAVMLALDMFKSKKSEDPVHD; this is encoded by the coding sequence ATGCCTAACCCTGCAGCGGGGCGCTTCGGGCGCCTTGCATGGCTTTGGTTGAGCCTGCTGGTCCTGGTCCTCGACCAGGCCACCAAGCTGTATTTCAACAATGCCCTGAGCATGTACCAGCAGATCGTCGTGATTCCCGACTACTTCAGCTGGACCCTGGCCTACAACACCGGCGCGGCCTTCAGCTTCCTGGCGGAAAGCTCCGGCTGGCAGCGCTGGCTGTTCGCCCTGATCGCCGTGGTGGTCAGCGCTGTGCTGGTGGTGTGGCTCAAGCGCCTGGGGCGCAACGAGACCTGGCTGGCGGTGGCGCTGGCGCTGGTACTGGGTGGTGCGATCGGCAACCTGTACGACCGGGTGGTGCTCGGCCATGTGGTCGACTTCATCCTGGTGCACTGGCAGAACCGCCATTACTTCCCGGCCTTCAACCTGGCCGACAGCGCCATCACCGTTGGTGCGGTGATGCTGGCGCTGGATATGTTCAAGAGCAAGAAGTCCGAGGATCCGGTCCATGACTGA
- a CDS encoding prepilin-type N-terminal cleavage/methylation domain-containing protein, whose product MHAVQRGMTLLEVLLAVVVVAVGLFAAASLQLQALQTVEGARRDGQGAMAAHSEQERRRQ is encoded by the coding sequence ATGCACGCAGTTCAACGCGGCATGACACTGCTGGAGGTGCTTTTGGCGGTGGTGGTAGTGGCAGTGGGCCTGTTCGCAGCGGCAAGCCTGCAACTGCAGGCATTGCAGACGGTGGAAGGCGCGCGCCGCGATGGGCAGGGAGCAATGGCGGCGCACAGCGAGCAAGAACGGAGGCGGCAGTGA
- a CDS encoding PP0621 family protein, producing MVRLLFWIALIAAAFWLWRKFKVSQQSHPEAKLDAPLKMVRCAHCGVHLPNDRALQRDNEWYCSQAHLQQGPGQPR from the coding sequence ATGGTTCGCCTACTTTTCTGGATCGCCCTGATCGCCGCCGCGTTCTGGCTGTGGCGCAAATTCAAAGTCAGCCAGCAGTCGCACCCCGAGGCCAAGCTGGATGCACCGCTGAAGATGGTGCGCTGCGCCCATTGCGGTGTGCACCTGCCCAATGACCGGGCACTGCAGCGGGACAACGAGTGGTACTGCAGCCAGGCGCACCTGCAGCAGGGGCCGGGGCAGCCCCGATAA
- the ribF gene encoding bifunctional riboflavin kinase/FAD synthetase yields MQLVRGLHNLRPEHRGCVATIGNFDGVHRGHQAILARLRERGQALGLPTCVVIFEPQPREFFAPDTAPARLARLRDKIELLAAEGIDLVLCLAFNQRLSQLGADAFVKAILVDGLGVHHLEVGDDFRFGCDRAGDFAFLVDAGKQYGFTVEAANTVIQDGLRVSSTEVRKALSEGNFELAEHLLGRPYRISGRVLHGQKLARQLGTPTANIQLKRRRVPLSGVYLASIEIDGKAWPGVGNIGVRPTVAGDGRPHLEIHLLDYAGDLYGRRLTVEFHHKLREEQRFASLEALKSAIDADIAAARAHWHAQPLTKSLK; encoded by the coding sequence ATGCAGCTGGTTCGAGGTCTTCACAACCTGCGCCCCGAGCACCGGGGCTGTGTCGCCACCATTGGCAACTTCGACGGGGTTCACCGCGGCCACCAGGCGATCCTGGCGCGCCTGCGCGAGCGCGGCCAGGCCTTGGGCCTGCCAACCTGCGTGGTGATCTTCGAACCCCAACCACGCGAGTTCTTCGCCCCCGACACCGCGCCGGCACGCCTGGCCCGCCTGCGCGACAAGATCGAGCTACTGGCAGCCGAAGGCATCGACCTGGTGCTGTGCCTGGCATTCAACCAGCGCCTGAGCCAGCTCGGCGCCGATGCCTTCGTCAAGGCCATCCTCGTCGACGGCCTGGGGGTACACCACCTCGAAGTGGGCGATGACTTCCGCTTTGGCTGCGATCGCGCTGGCGACTTTGCCTTCCTGGTCGATGCCGGCAAGCAGTACGGTTTCACCGTCGAGGCTGCCAACACGGTGATCCAGGACGGCCTGCGGGTCAGCAGCACCGAAGTGCGCAAGGCGCTGTCCGAAGGCAACTTCGAACTCGCCGAGCACCTGCTGGGCCGCCCGTACCGCATCAGCGGCCGCGTGCTGCACGGCCAGAAGCTGGCCCGCCAGCTCGGTACACCGACGGCCAACATCCAGCTCAAGCGCCGCCGCGTGCCGCTGTCCGGGGTCTACCTGGCCAGCATCGAGATCGACGGCAAGGCCTGGCCGGGTGTCGGCAATATCGGCGTGCGCCCCACCGTTGCCGGTGACGGGCGCCCGCACCTGGAGATTCATCTGCTGGATTATGCCGGCGACCTGTATGGCCGGCGCCTGACGGTGGAGTTCCACCACAAGCTGCGCGAAGAGCAGCGTTTCGCCTCCCTGGAGGCGCTGAAGTCGGCGATCGATGCGGATATCGCCGCCGCACGTGCACATTGGCACGCTCAACCGCTAACGAAGAGCCTGAAATGA
- a CDS encoding PilW family protein, with protein sequence MKRIQRGFGLHEVMMALALGLMLLAAASQVFVSAHQSWQLQSTAAHMQDEARLALLRMAQDIRMAGMFGCLRLQPGDFGDVAARQAFARPLEIEGTTLSLVVAELPGQAGAPDWFLHTDCLSTVFVEAQRKAGYPVVHPVSRYTYQLQGTKLRFKRGESAFQPLLENVQAMRLERVQMPKGERIDIALTLYEPKLGLEQRHELSVAIRNPVPAS encoded by the coding sequence GTGAAGCGCATCCAGCGTGGGTTTGGTCTGCATGAGGTGATGATGGCCCTGGCGCTCGGCCTGATGCTGCTGGCGGCGGCTAGCCAGGTCTTCGTCTCGGCACATCAGAGCTGGCAACTGCAGAGTACGGCAGCTCACATGCAGGACGAGGCGCGCTTGGCACTGCTGCGCATGGCGCAGGATATCCGCATGGCGGGCATGTTCGGCTGCTTGCGTCTGCAGCCTGGTGATTTCGGCGATGTGGCAGCACGGCAGGCATTCGCCCGCCCGCTGGAAATCGAAGGCACCACCCTCAGCCTGGTGGTGGCAGAGTTGCCCGGCCAGGCCGGGGCGCCAGACTGGTTCTTGCATACCGACTGTCTCAGCACAGTGTTCGTGGAGGCGCAGCGAAAGGCGGGCTATCCAGTGGTGCATCCAGTCAGCAGGTATACCTATCAGCTGCAAGGCACCAAGCTGAGGTTCAAGCGCGGTGAAAGCGCGTTCCAGCCGCTGCTCGAGAACGTGCAGGCGATGCGTCTCGAGCGTGTGCAAATGCCGAAGGGAGAGCGGATAGACATTGCCCTGACGCTGTACGAACCGAAGCTCGGGCTCGAACAGCGGCATGAGCTGAGCGTGGCAATCCGCAACCCGGTGCCTGCCTCATGA
- a CDS encoding outer membrane protein assembly factor BamD encodes MQVKHLLLIAILGLTAACSSNKEVIDENLSEAELYQQAQADLDNSSYTSAVNKLKALESRYPFGRYADQAQLELIYANYKNSEPEAAKSAAERFIRLHPQHPNVDYAYYLKGLTSFDQDRGLLARFLPLDMTKRDPGAARDSYNEFAQLTSRFPNSRYAPDAKQRMIYLRNLLAAYEIHVADYYLSRQAYVAAANRGRYVVENFQETPSVGDGLAVMVESYQKMHLDELAATSLETLKLNYPDHPSLVDGEFQPKQTESDGRGWLSKATLGLIETDTPLPPGETRANQDVVKQFQDARDEMPQELLPKDENGDPIVPEGPKEAEQDRSWFSYMTFGLFD; translated from the coding sequence ATGCAAGTGAAACACCTGCTGCTGATCGCCATCCTCGGGCTCACCGCGGCCTGTTCCTCCAATAAGGAAGTCATTGACGAGAACCTCAGCGAAGCCGAGCTGTACCAGCAGGCGCAGGCTGACCTGGACAACTCCAGCTACACCAGCGCCGTGAACAAGCTCAAGGCCCTGGAGTCGCGCTACCCGTTCGGCCGCTATGCCGACCAGGCGCAGCTCGAGCTGATCTACGCCAACTACAAGAACTCGGAGCCCGAGGCCGCCAAGTCGGCCGCCGAGCGCTTCATCCGCCTGCACCCGCAGCACCCGAACGTCGACTACGCCTACTACCTCAAGGGCCTGACCTCGTTCGACCAGGACCGTGGCCTGCTGGCGCGCTTCCTGCCGCTGGACATGACCAAGCGTGACCCGGGTGCCGCCCGCGACTCGTACAACGAGTTCGCCCAGCTGACCAGCCGTTTCCCCAACAGCCGCTACGCGCCTGATGCCAAGCAGCGCATGATCTACCTGCGCAACCTGCTGGCCGCGTACGAAATCCATGTGGCCGACTACTACCTGAGCCGCCAGGCCTATGTCGCCGCTGCCAACCGTGGCCGCTACGTGGTGGAAAACTTCCAGGAAACCCCGTCGGTCGGTGATGGCCTGGCGGTGATGGTGGAGTCGTACCAGAAGATGCACCTGGACGAACTGGCGGCTACCAGCCTGGAAACCCTCAAGCTCAACTACCCGGACCACCCGAGCCTGGTGGATGGTGAGTTCCAGCCCAAGCAGACCGAGTCCGACGGCCGCGGCTGGCTGTCCAAAGCCACCTTGGGCCTGATCGAAACCGACACCCCGCTGCCGCCGGGCGAAACCCGCGCCAACCAGGATGTGGTCAAGCAGTTCCAGGACGCGCGCGACGAGATGCCGCAAGAGCTGCTGCCGAAGGACGAGAATGGCGACCCGATCGTGCCGGAAGGGCCGAAAGAAGCCGAGCAAGACCGCTCGTGGTTCAGCTACATGACCTTTGGCCTGTTCGACTGA
- the ileS gene encoding isoleucine--tRNA ligase, which translates to MTDYKATLNLPDTAFPMKAGLPQREPQILQRWDSIGLYQKLREIGKDRPKFVLHDGPPYANGKIHIGHALNKILKDMIVRSKTLAGFDAPYVPGWDCHGLPIEHKVEVTHGKHLSADRTRELCREYAAEQIEGQKTEFIRLGVLGDWDNPYKTMNFANEAGEIRALAEMVKQGFVFKGLKPVNWCFDCGSALAEAEVEYADKKSQTIDVAFPVADEAKLAAAFGLDALAKPAAIVIWTTTPWTIPANQALNIHPEFKYALVDTGERLLVLAEELVESCLKRYNLEGSVIATAQGSALELINFRHPFYDRLSPVYLADYVELGAGTGVVHSSPAYGEDDFVTCKRYGMVNDDILTPVQSNGVYVDSLPFFGGQFIWKANPAIVDKLSEVGALMHTETISHSYMHCWRHKTPLIYRATAQWFVGMDKQPSTGEPLRERALKAIEDTKFVPAWGQARLHAMIANRPDWCISRQRNWGVPIPFFLHKQTGELHPRTVELMEEVAKRVEQQGIEAWFKLDAAELLGAEAEQYDKIADTLDVWFDSGTTHWHVLRGSHDIGHATGPRADLYLEGSDQHRGWFHSSLLTGCAIDGHAPYRELLTHGFTVDENGRKMSKSLGNTIEPEKVNNTLGADILRLWVAATDYSGEMAVSEQILQRSADAYRRIRNTARFLLSNLSGFDPARDLLAPQDMLALDRWAVDRTLLLQRELEEHYSEYRFWNVYSKVHNFCVQELGGFYLDIIKDRQYTTGANSVARRSCQTALYHISEALVRWIAPILAFTADEIWQYLPGERNESVMLNGWYEGLSELPEGTELDRAYWDRVMAVKASVNKELENQRTAKVIGGNLQAEVTLYADEGLSADLGKLGDELRFVLITSAASVVPFAQAPAEAVATEVEGLKLKVVKSGHAKCGRCWHFRADVGSHPEHPEICSRCVDNLSGSGEVRHYA; encoded by the coding sequence ATGACCGACTACAAAGCCACGCTAAACCTTCCGGACACCGCCTTCCCCATGAAGGCCGGCCTGCCTCAGCGCGAACCGCAGATCCTGCAGCGCTGGGACAGCATTGGCCTGTACCAGAAGCTGCGCGAAATTGGCAAGGATCGTCCCAAGTTCGTCCTGCACGACGGCCCGCCCTATGCCAACGGCAAGATTCACATCGGTCATGCGCTGAACAAGATCCTCAAGGACATGATCGTCCGTTCCAAGACCCTGGCCGGCTTCGATGCGCCGTATGTACCGGGCTGGGACTGCCATGGCCTGCCGATCGAGCACAAGGTCGAGGTCACCCATGGCAAGCACCTGTCTGCCGACCGCACCCGCGAGCTGTGCCGCGAGTATGCCGCCGAGCAGATCGAAGGGCAGAAGACCGAGTTCATCCGCCTGGGTGTGCTGGGTGACTGGGACAACCCGTACAAGACCATGAACTTTGCCAACGAGGCCGGTGAAATCCGCGCCCTGGCCGAGATGGTCAAGCAAGGCTTCGTGTTCAAGGGCCTGAAACCGGTGAACTGGTGCTTCGATTGCGGTTCGGCGCTGGCCGAAGCCGAAGTCGAGTACGCCGACAAGAAATCGCAGACCATCGATGTGGCCTTCCCGGTTGCCGATGAGGCCAAGCTGGCTGCCGCGTTCGGCCTTGATGCGCTGGCCAAGCCGGCCGCCATCGTGATCTGGACCACCACCCCGTGGACCATCCCGGCCAACCAGGCGCTGAACATCCACCCGGAGTTCAAGTACGCCCTGGTGGATACCGGTGAACGCCTGCTGGTGCTGGCCGAAGAACTGGTCGAATCGTGCCTGAAGCGCTACAACCTGGAAGGCTCGGTCATCGCCACCGCCCAGGGTTCGGCGCTGGAGCTGATCAACTTCCGTCACCCGTTCTACGACCGCCTGTCGCCGGTGTACCTGGCCGACTACGTCGAGCTGGGCGCCGGTACCGGCGTGGTGCACTCCTCGCCAGCATATGGTGAAGACGACTTCGTAACCTGCAAGCGCTACGGCATGGTCAACGACGACATCCTCACCCCGGTGCAGAGCAACGGCGTGTATGTGGATTCGCTGCCATTCTTCGGCGGCCAGTTCATCTGGAAGGCCAACCCGGCCATCGTCGACAAGCTGAGCGAAGTCGGTGCGCTGATGCACACCGAAACCATCAGCCACAGCTACATGCACTGCTGGCGCCACAAGACCCCGTTGATCTACCGCGCCACCGCGCAGTGGTTCGTGGGCATGGACAAGCAGCCGTCCACTGGCGAGCCGCTGCGTGAGCGCGCGCTGAAGGCCATCGAGGACACCAAGTTCGTACCCGCCTGGGGCCAGGCGCGCCTGCACGCGATGATCGCCAACCGCCCGGACTGGTGCATCTCGCGTCAGCGCAACTGGGGCGTGCCGATCCCGTTCTTCCTGCACAAGCAGACCGGCGAACTGCACCCGCGCACCGTCGAGCTGATGGAAGAAGTGGCCAAGCGCGTCGAGCAGCAAGGTATCGAGGCCTGGTTCAAGCTGGACGCTGCCGAACTGCTGGGCGCCGAGGCCGAGCAATACGACAAGATCGCCGACACCCTCGACGTGTGGTTCGACTCGGGGACCACCCACTGGCATGTGCTGCGTGGTTCGCACGACATCGGCCACGCCACCGGCCCACGTGCCGACCTGTACCTGGAAGGTTCCGACCAGCACCGCGGCTGGTTCCACTCGTCCTTGCTGACCGGCTGCGCCATCGACGGCCATGCGCCGTACCGCGAACTGCTGACCCACGGCTTCACCGTCGACGAGAACGGCCGCAAGATGTCCAAGTCGCTGGGTAACACCATCGAGCCGGAAAAGGTCAACAACACCCTGGGTGCCGACATCCTGCGCCTGTGGGTCGCTGCCACCGACTACTCCGGTGAGATGGCCGTTTCCGAGCAGATCCTGCAGCGTAGCGCCGACGCCTACCGTCGTATCCGCAATACCGCACGCTTCCTGCTGTCCAACCTGTCCGGCTTCGACCCGGCGCGCGACCTGCTGGCCCCGCAAGACATGCTGGCGCTGGACCGCTGGGCAGTCGACCGCACCCTGCTGCTGCAGCGCGAGCTGGAAGAGCACTACAGCGAGTACCGTTTCTGGAACGTGTATTCCAAGGTGCACAACTTCTGCGTGCAGGAACTTGGCGGCTTCTACCTCGACATCATCAAGGACCGCCAGTACACCACCGGCGCCAACAGTGTCGCTCGCCGTTCCTGCCAGACCGCGCTGTACCACATCAGCGAGGCGCTGGTGCGCTGGATCGCCCCGATCCTGGCGTTTACCGCTGACGAAATCTGGCAGTACCTGCCGGGTGAGCGCAACGAGTCGGTGATGCTCAATGGCTGGTACGAGGGCCTGAGCGAGTTGCCGGAAGGCACCGAGCTGGACCGCGCCTACTGGGACCGCGTGATGGCAGTGAAGGCATCGGTCAACAAGGAGCTGGAAAACCAGCGTACCGCCAAGGTCATCGGCGGCAACCTGCAGGCCGAAGTCACCCTGTACGCCGACGAAGGCCTGAGCGCCGACCTGGGCAAGCTGGGCGACGAACTGCGCTTCGTGCTGATCACTTCGGCCGCCAGCGTGGTGCCGTTCGCCCAGGCGCCGGCCGAAGCCGTGGCCACCGAAGTCGAAGGCCTCAAGCTGAAGGTGGTCAAGTCCGGCCACGCCAAGTGCGGCCGGTGCTGGCACTTCCGCGCCGACGTCGGCAGCCATCCGGAGCACCCGGAAATCTGCAGCCGTTGCGTCGACAACCTGAGCGGTTCGGGTGAGGTGCGCCACTATGCCTAA
- the thiO gene encoding glycine oxidase ThiO — protein sequence MSKRVVVVGGGVIGLLTAFNLAAKVGQVVVCDQGEVGRESSWAGGGIVSPLYPWRYSPAVTALAHWSQDFYPQLGERLFASTGVDPEVHTTGLYWLDLDDEAEALAWAAREQRPLSAVDISAAYDAVPVLGPGFCRAIYMAGVANVRNPRLVKSLKAALLALPNVTLREHCQITGFVERDGRVTGVQTGDDVLAADEVVLSAGAWSGELLRTLGLALPVEPVKGQMILFKCAEDFLPSMVLAKGRYAIPRRDGHILVGSTLEHAGYDKTPTVDALESLRASAVELLPGLEGAEVVAHWAGLRPGSPEGIPYIGPVPGHAGLWLNCGHYRNGLVLAPASCQLFTDLLTGAEPIIDPAPYAPAGRLG from the coding sequence ATGAGCAAGCGAGTAGTGGTGGTCGGCGGCGGGGTGATCGGCCTGCTGACGGCGTTCAACCTGGCCGCGAAGGTCGGGCAGGTGGTGGTGTGTGACCAGGGCGAGGTCGGCCGCGAGTCGTCCTGGGCCGGTGGAGGCATCGTTTCGCCTTTGTACCCGTGGCGCTACAGCCCGGCAGTGACGGCCCTGGCGCACTGGTCTCAGGACTTTTATCCACAGCTGGGCGAGCGTCTGTTCGCCAGTACTGGCGTCGACCCTGAAGTGCATACCACCGGCCTGTACTGGCTCGACCTCGACGACGAAGCCGAAGCGCTGGCCTGGGCCGCGCGCGAACAGCGGCCGCTGAGTGCGGTGGACATTTCTGCGGCCTATGATGCGGTACCGGTACTGGGCCCAGGCTTCTGCCGGGCCATCTACATGGCCGGCGTGGCCAACGTGCGCAATCCGCGCCTGGTGAAGTCACTCAAGGCGGCATTGCTGGCGCTGCCCAACGTGACCTTGCGTGAGCATTGCCAGATTACCGGCTTCGTCGAGCGCGACGGGCGGGTGACCGGTGTGCAGACGGGCGACGACGTGCTGGCGGCGGATGAGGTGGTACTCAGCGCCGGGGCCTGGAGTGGCGAGCTGCTGCGCACGCTTGGCCTCGCACTGCCGGTGGAGCCGGTGAAAGGACAGATGATCCTGTTCAAGTGTGCCGAAGACTTCCTGCCGAGCATGGTGCTGGCCAAAGGGCGCTATGCGATTCCGCGGCGTGACGGGCATATTCTGGTCGGCAGCACGCTGGAGCATGCCGGTTATGACAAGACCCCCACCGTTGACGCCCTGGAAAGCCTGCGGGCGTCGGCCGTGGAATTGTTGCCAGGGCTCGAAGGGGCAGAGGTGGTGGCGCATTGGGCTGGGCTGCGACCGGGTTCTCCGGAAGGCATCCCGTATATCGGGCCGGTGCCCGGGCATGCAGGGTTGTGGCTGAACTGCGGGCATTACCGTAATGGCCTGGTGCTGGCGCCAGCCTCGTGCCAGTTGTTCACCGATCTGCTAACCGGGGCCGAGCCGATCATCGACCCGGCGCCGTATGCGCCAGCGGGGCGGTTGGGCTGA
- a CDS encoding type IV pilin protein has product MQQGLSLIELLIVLAVTGILAAIAYPSYNDQLRRAARSEVVGLLHDAALRLERHRVLTGQYAEGEPALPVGNRYYRLQVQRDSDTFKLRARRLPGALMAQDRCGDFQLDQAGVRSNPGAVGDSEHCWGS; this is encoded by the coding sequence ATGCAGCAAGGCTTGAGCCTGATTGAGTTGTTGATTGTGCTGGCGGTCACCGGCATTCTGGCAGCCATTGCCTACCCCAGTTACAACGACCAGCTCCGGCGCGCTGCACGCAGCGAGGTAGTCGGCCTGCTGCACGATGCCGCCCTGCGCCTGGAGCGCCATCGCGTGCTCACCGGCCAGTACGCCGAGGGCGAGCCGGCCTTGCCCGTGGGTAACCGCTACTACCGCCTGCAGGTCCAGCGCGACAGCGACACTTTCAAGCTGCGCGCCCGGCGGCTGCCGGGCGCACTGATGGCGCAGGATCGCTGTGGTGATTTCCAGCTCGACCAGGCCGGTGTGCGGAGCAATCCGGGCGCCGTTGGCGACAGCGAACACTGCTGGGGAAGCTGA